A section of the Malania oleifera isolate guangnan ecotype guangnan chromosome 2, ASM2987363v1, whole genome shotgun sequence genome encodes:
- the LOC131149733 gene encoding F-box/kelch-repeat protein At1g55270 has protein sequence MEQAVERSPNARRGFRVQAPLVDSVSCYCKVDSGLKTVAGARKFVPGSKLCIQPDINPNAHKSKSSRRERSRVQPPLLPGLPDDLAIACLIRVPRVEHRKLRLVCKRWYRLLAGNFFYSLRKSLGMAEEWVYVIKRDRDGRISWHAFDPIYQLWQPLPPVPGEYSEALGFGCAVLSGCHLYLFGGKDPLKGSMRRVIFYSARTNKWHRAPDMLRKRHFFGSCVMNNCLYVAGGECEGIQRTLRSAEVYDPNRNRWSFVADMSTAMVPFIGVVYNGKWFLKGLGSHREVMSEAYIPENNTWTTVSDGMVAGWRNPSISMNGQLYALDCRDGCKLRVYDGPTDSWNKFIDSKLHLGSSRALEAAALVPLNGKLCIIRNNMSISLVDVSSPNKHVESNPQLWENIAGKGHFRTLVTNLWSSIAGRSGLRSHIVHCQVLQA, from the exons ATGGAGCAAGCCGTTGAACGGTCTCCAAATGCACGAAGGGGCTTCCGTGTTCAGGCTCCACTT GTTGATTCTGTATCATGCTATTGCAAGGTAGATTCAGGGTTGAAAACGGTTGCTGGGGCAAGGAAATTTGTCCCAGGATCAAAGCTTTGCATCCAGCCTGATATTAATCCGAATGCACACAAAAGCAAAAGCTCTCGCAGGGAGAGGTCTAGAGTTCAGCCACCTCTCCTTCCTGGCCTCCCTGATGATCTCGCCATTGCCTGTCTGATTCGAGTCCCACGTGTTGAGCATAGAAAGCTCCGCCTTGTTTGCAAGAGATGGTACCGACTTCTGGCAGGGAACTTCTTTTATTCTCTTAGGAAAAGTCTTGGAATGGCAGAAGAGTGGGTATATGTCATAAAAAGAGACCGTGATGGAAGGATCTCATGGCATGCTTTTGATCCCATATACCAGCTTTGGCAGCCACTTCCACCTGTTCCTGGCGAATATTCTGAAGCCCTAGGATTTGGCTGTGCTGTTCTAAGCGGTTGCCATTTATACTTATTTGGTGGAAAAGATCCACTTAAGGGATCTATGAGACGGGTTATTTTTTATAGTGCTCGGACAAACAAGTGGCATAGGGCCCCTGATATGCTTCGGAAACGCCATTTCTTTGGTTCTTGTGTCATGAACAACTGTCTTTATGTGGCTGGTGGGGAATGCGAAGGAATCCAGAGGACTCTCCGCTCAGCTGAAGTTTATGATCCCAACCGGAACCGGTGGAGCTTTGTTGCGGATATGAGCACGGCTATGGTACCCTTTATTGGAGTAGTTTATAATGGGAAGTGGTTCTTGAAGGGACTAGGTTCCCATCGCGAGGTAATGAGTGAAGCCTATATTCCCGAAAATAATACCTGGACCACAGTTAGTGACGGGATGGTTGCCGGTTGGCGCAACCCTAGCATTTCAATGAATGGACAGCTTTATGCCCTGGATTGCCGGGATGGGTGCAAACTTAGGGTTTATGATGGGCCTACAGATTCATGGAACAAATTTATAGATAGCAAGCTTCACCTAGGGAGCTCCCGTGCACTGGAGGCTGCCGCTCTTGTTCCTCTTAATGGGAAGCTTTGCATTATTCGGAACAACATGAGCATCAGCCTGGTTGATGTTTCGAGTCCTAACAAGCACGTGGAGAGTAATCCTCAGCTTTGGGAAAACATTGCTGGGAAAGGGCACTTTAGGACTCTAGTCACAAATTTGTGGTCAAGTATTGCTGGCCGAAGTGGTTTGAGGAGTCATATTGTGCACTGTCAGGTGCTTCAAGCATGA